In a genomic window of Onychostoma macrolepis isolate SWU-2019 chromosome 08, ASM1243209v1, whole genome shotgun sequence:
- the anapc7 gene encoding anaphase-promoting complex subunit 7, which translates to MNVIDHVRDMAAAGLHSNVRIISSLLLTMSTNNPELFSPSQKYQLLVYHADAIFHDKEYRNAACKYNMALQQKKVISKTSKVRPSSTGGTTSSMQAQNLPSEIEVKYKIAECYTILKLDKDAISVLEGIPSRQRTPKINMMLANLYRKAGQERSAVTSYKEVLRQCPLALDAIIGLLSLSVKGAEVASMTMDVIQSIPNLDWLSVWIKAHAFIHGGDNQRAINTICSLEKKSLLRDNVDLLVTLADVYFRAGDTKNSILKFEQAQMLDPYLIKGMDVYGYLMAREGHLEDVEVLGGRLFNISDQHAEPWVISGCHSFYSKRYSRALYLGAKAIQLNSNSVQALLLKGVALRNMGRVQEAIIHFREAMRLAPCRLDCYEGLIDCYLASNGIREAMGMANNIYKTLGANAQTLTILATVCLEDPMTQEKAKTLLDKALAQRPDYIKAVVKKAELLSREQKYEEGIALLRNTLANQSDCVLHRMLGDFLVAVNDYQEAMDQYSIALSLDPNDQKSLEGMQKMEKEESPTDATVELDGDDMEGSGEEGDLEGSDSEAAQWADQEQWFGMQ; encoded by the exons ATGAATGTGATCGATCATGTGCGGGATATGGCAGCGGCCGGGCTTCACTCTAATGTCCGGATCATCAGTAGTTTACTCCTGACCATGAGCACCAACAACCC GGAGCTTTTCTCGCCGTCTCAGAAGTACCAGCTGCTGGTGTATCACGCTGATGCTATTTTCCATGATAAAGAGTACAGGAACGCAGCCTGTAAGTACAACATGGCTTTACAGCAGAAGAAAGTGATCAGCAAAACATCTAAAGTGCGTCCATCCAGCACGGGCGGCACAACATCTTCGATGCAGGCACAG AACTTGCCATCAGAGATCGAAGTGAAATATAAAATCGCAGAGTGTTACACTATTCTGAAGCTGGATAAAGATGCCATATCAGTGCTGGAGGGGATCCCTTCACGCCAGAGAACGCCAAAG ATCAACATGATGCTGGCGAATCTTTACAGAAAGGCTGGTCAGGAGCGCTCAGCTGTGACCAGCTATAAGGAGGTCTTGAGACAGTGTCCTCTGGCTCTTGATGCTATTATTG GGCTTCTGTCTCTGTCGGTGAAGGGGGCAGAGGTCGCTTCCATGACGATGGACGTGATTCAGAGCATCCCGAATCTTGATTGGCTGTCTGTCTGGATTAAAGCACATGCTTTCATACATGGAGGAGACAATCAGAGAGCCATCAACACTATCTG CTCTCTGGAGAAGAAGTCACTCTTGAGGGATAACGTTGATCTTTTAGTCACTCTGGCGGATGTGTACTTCAGGGCTGGAGACACCAAGAACTCCATCTTGAAGTTTGAGCAGGCACAGATGCTTGACCCTTACCTGATCAAAG GTATGGATGTATACGGCTATCTGATGGCCAGGGAGGGTCATCTGGAAGATGTGGAGGTTCTCGGAGGACGGCTCTTCAACATATCTGACCAGCATGCTGAGCCCTGGGTCATATCTGG ATGTCACAGTTTCTACAGTAAGCGTTACTCTCGCGCCCTGTATCTGGGAGCTAAAGCCATCCAGCTGAACAGCAACAGTGTGCAGGCGCTGCTCCTGAAGGGGGTGGCGCTGAGGAACATGGGCCGAGTGCAGGAAGCCATCATACACTTCAGAGAAGCCATGAGACTGGCGCCCTGTCGTCTGGACTGCTATGAAG GTCTGATTGACTGCTATCTTGCCTCTAATGGTATCCGGGAGGCTATGGGAATGGCCAACAATATTTATAAGACCCTGGGAGCGAATGCCCAAACTCTCACCATCCTGGCCACAGTGTGTCTGGAAGATCCCATGACCCAGGAGAAGGCCAAGACACTGCTGGACAAGGCCCTCGCTCAGCGGCCCGACTATATCAAAGCTGTCGTGAAGAAAGCAGAGCTCCTCA GTCGAGAACAGAAGTATGAGGAAGGAATAGCACTTCTTCGGAACACATTAGCCAATCAGAGCGACTGCGTGCTGCACAGGATGCTGGGGGATTTTCTCGTAGCTGTTAATGACTATCAGGAGGCCATGGACCAGTACAGTATAGCGCTAAG CCTCGATCCGAATGACCAGAAGTCTCTGGAGGGCATGCAGAAGATGGAGAAGGAGGAGAGTCCCACGGACGCCACGGTGGAGCTGGACGGTGATGATATGGAGGGCAGCGGGGAGGAGGGAGATCTGGAGGGCAGTGACAGCGAGGCGGCACAGTGGGCCGATCAGGAGCAGTGGTTCGGCATGCAGTGA